In a genomic window of Candidatus Hydrogenedentota bacterium:
- a CDS encoding 2OG-Fe dioxygenase family protein, whose amino-acid sequence MVTYALTEEDLSQRLGIAIDDPIRLFSFDKSRELIDAIDGTYAELPWDIYDVRHRQIEILLAYHPHQSEELSESCDAFYSGAIGMEPLVPFFDAVPAGARRSFDSILPFRRRAIAEYRVTRDGGSWSVSQQPARSFSMDVQDYRRLPRVFAPMQVTADTCRSFKLLLVDIADMVAETRENVRNLRMTIHQISTVARTDFTATNAPEGIHQDGVDFVVTALVISRNNVIGGVSQLFGPDRKTLWYEHVVQPGEGIFHADAGSPIWHLVTPIAVSDPAMSQEATRNILGFDIALI is encoded by the coding sequence ATGGTGACATACGCATTAACGGAAGAGGACCTGTCCCAACGTCTCGGCATTGCCATTGACGATCCCATTCGCCTCTTCTCTTTTGACAAATCCCGTGAATTGATTGACGCGATTGACGGCACGTACGCCGAACTTCCGTGGGACATATACGACGTGCGGCACCGGCAGATCGAGATACTCCTCGCGTACCACCCCCACCAATCGGAAGAATTGTCCGAGTCATGCGACGCATTCTATTCCGGCGCGATCGGAATGGAACCGCTGGTCCCGTTTTTTGACGCCGTTCCGGCGGGGGCACGGAGGAGTTTTGATTCGATCCTTCCCTTTCGCAGGCGCGCGATTGCCGAATACCGCGTGACGCGCGACGGCGGAAGCTGGTCGGTGTCGCAACAGCCGGCGCGGTCGTTCAGCATGGACGTACAGGACTACCGCCGGCTTCCGCGCGTCTTCGCGCCGATGCAGGTGACCGCAGATACGTGCAGATCGTTCAAGCTATTACTGGTCGATATCGCGGACATGGTTGCCGAGACGCGCGAAAACGTCCGAAACCTTCGGATGACCATTCACCAGATTTCAACGGTCGCACGAACCGATTTCACCGCGACGAACGCGCCGGAAGGAATCCACCAGGACGGCGTCGATTTCGTCGTCACCGCGTTGGTGATATCGCGCAACAACGTCATCGGCGGCGTCAGCCAACTGTTCGGTCCCGACCGCAAGACGCTGTGGTACGAGCACGTTGTCCAACCTGGCGAAGGCATATTCCACGCCGACGCCGGTTCCCCCATCTGGCATCTCGTGACGCCCATCGCCGTTTCCGATCCCGCGATGTCGCAGGAAGCGACCCGCAACATCCTCGGGTTCGACATCGCACTTATCTAG
- a CDS encoding tetratricopeptide repeat protein: MAVQTKTQKNAPASAAGKKTVKSLFDDKGKQDDITQLLQDVKERPLVYGGIAAFLLVCLLAGYLYRANAVSNRRDLVTAYAQALDKEETADKLAALVPLSDAAGKQNDEVVYMTGEIAYRAGEYDKAKAAFERMRSDFKESPYTADAVEGLGNIAENAKDYDAALTYYKEVRDSWSTSFAARRQPLNIAKLEERRGNLAEAVAAYREQMQVFPGSTIDEEARAALARLERSNPELFPKIETAAPVAPVVGDAAAPEMPAPGEAPAASPATVPGLDVKLDVPGADGTLEMPADGKPDLKLNVPGIETEAAAPAETAAPADSAPAPAQ; the protein is encoded by the coding sequence ATGGCAGTCCAGACGAAAACGCAGAAGAACGCGCCGGCATCGGCGGCGGGCAAAAAAACCGTTAAATCGCTGTTCGACGACAAAGGCAAGCAGGACGACATCACACAACTGTTGCAGGACGTGAAGGAGCGGCCGCTGGTATATGGCGGAATCGCTGCGTTCCTCCTGGTGTGTTTGCTTGCGGGTTACTTGTACCGCGCAAATGCCGTGTCGAACCGCAGGGACCTCGTGACCGCGTACGCGCAGGCGCTGGACAAAGAGGAAACCGCGGACAAGTTGGCCGCGCTCGTGCCGCTGTCGGACGCCGCCGGCAAGCAGAATGACGAGGTCGTGTACATGACCGGCGAGATCGCGTATCGCGCCGGGGAGTACGACAAGGCGAAAGCCGCGTTCGAGCGCATGCGCTCCGACTTCAAGGAATCGCCTTATACAGCAGACGCCGTCGAGGGCCTCGGCAACATCGCGGAAAACGCAAAGGACTATGACGCCGCGCTGACGTACTACAAAGAGGTACGCGACTCCTGGTCCACGAGCTTCGCCGCCCGCCGCCAGCCGTTGAACATTGCGAAGCTCGAGGAACGGCGCGGCAACCTGGCCGAAGCGGTCGCCGCGTACCGCGAGCAGATGCAGGTCTTTCCCGGTTCGACCATAGACGAAGAGGCGCGCGCCGCTTTGGCGCGCCTCGAGAGGTCGAATCCGGAGTTGTTTCCGAAGATCGAGACTGCCGCGCCCGTGGCCCCCGTAGTGGGTGACGCCGCCGCGCCCGAAATGCCTGCGCCAGGCGAAGCGCCTGCTGCGTCGCCCGCGACTGTACCGGGCCTTGACGTGAAGCTCGATGTCCCCGGTGCGGACGGAACGCTGGAAATGCCGGCCGACGGCAAACCGGACCTCAAACTGAACGTGCCCGGCATCGAAACCGAAGCGGCTGCACCGGCCGAAACGGCCGCGCCGGCGGATTCCGCGCCCGCACCTGCGCAGTAG
- a CDS encoding GNAT family N-acetyltransferase, with the protein MQWVNGAFAVDTDRNRIDFERVYAYLKTTYWAADRTYEEIRRAWEQSQLAFGVYASGLDGLQVGCARVVTDTRTFGWLADVFVDPDFRGQGLGKFLVQCVVDHPDCRDIRLFMLGTRDAHGLYERYGWEPPKYVERFMIRYGQPGS; encoded by the coding sequence ATGCAGTGGGTCAATGGCGCATTTGCTGTCGATACGGACCGAAACCGCATCGATTTTGAGCGGGTCTATGCGTATCTGAAGACGACGTATTGGGCCGCGGACCGGACATACGAGGAAATTCGCCGAGCATGGGAGCAGTCGCAGTTGGCGTTTGGCGTGTATGCCAGCGGGCTTGATGGATTGCAGGTGGGATGTGCGCGTGTCGTCACGGATACGCGCACCTTTGGCTGGCTCGCGGACGTGTTCGTTGACCCCGATTTCCGCGGCCAAGGGCTCGGAAAGTTTCTCGTGCAGTGCGTAGTCGACCATCCCGACTGCCGGGACATACGACTCTTTATGCTTGGGACACGCGACGCCCACGGCTTGTACGAACGATATGGTTGGGAGCCGCCGAAGTACGTCGAGCGATTCATGATTCGCTACGGTCAACCCGGTTCCTAG
- a CDS encoding fatty acid desaturase: MASFPAWVTTDRLKIGTVVVISIIHALALAAPFTFSWTGFFLCLILVWVTGGLGITLCYHRLLTHRSYRTFKPIEYVLTLFGCLALQGGPITWVATHRLHHKESDEEPDPHTPMHTFLWSHIVWNFFRDPQLDCYDKIRRFAKDLDKDRVIRFLEKYFFFIYLALAITLYAIGHVVSGWKLGLSLVIWGCCVRTVLVWHFTWLVNSATHLWGYTNYKTTDNSRNTWWVALVTFGEGWHNNHHADQRSAAHGHRWWEIDQTYITIKMMQWIGLARDVVKPGRLSQLRSKENPEADSVPPIDDPDTVVEG, translated from the coding sequence ATGGCCAGTTTTCCCGCATGGGTAACCACCGATCGGTTGAAGATCGGGACCGTTGTCGTTATTTCCATCATTCACGCGCTCGCGCTCGCCGCGCCGTTTACGTTTAGCTGGACCGGCTTCTTTCTCTGTCTGATACTCGTCTGGGTGACCGGCGGTTTGGGAATTACCCTGTGCTACCACCGCCTGTTGACGCACCGAAGTTACCGCACGTTCAAGCCCATCGAATATGTCCTGACTCTGTTTGGCTGCCTCGCCTTGCAGGGCGGGCCGATCACCTGGGTCGCAACGCACCGCCTGCACCACAAAGAATCCGACGAGGAACCGGATCCGCATACGCCGATGCACACCTTCCTCTGGTCGCACATTGTGTGGAACTTCTTCCGTGATCCGCAGCTCGACTGCTACGACAAAATCCGGCGCTTCGCGAAAGACCTCGATAAGGACCGCGTGATTCGCTTCCTCGAGAAGTATTTCTTCTTCATTTACCTTGCGCTCGCGATTACCCTATACGCTATCGGGCACGTTGTCAGCGGCTGGAAACTGGGTCTTTCATTGGTCATCTGGGGCTGCTGCGTGCGCACGGTGCTCGTGTGGCATTTCACGTGGCTGGTCAACAGCGCCACGCACCTCTGGGGCTACACCAACTACAAGACGACCGACAACAGCAGGAACACGTGGTGGGTCGCGCTCGTCACTTTCGGTGAAGGATGGCACAACAACCACCACGCCGACCAGCGTTCGGCCGCACACGGCCACCGTTGGTGGGAAATCGACCAGACCTATATCACAATCAAGATGATGCAGTGGATCGGCCTCGCGCGCGACGTGGTGAAGCCGGGCCGACTGTCGCAACTGCGATCGAAGGAAAACCCAGAGGCAGACTCGGTTCCGCCAATTGACGATCCCGACACCGTCGTCGAAGGCTAG
- a CDS encoding neutral/alkaline non-lysosomal ceramidase N-terminal domain-containing protein: MRGRMVCIAVLAAVVAHADSGYKVGVGSVVITPEKNIWLAGYASRKAPAEGKEHDLYAKALALEDPAGVRAVLVTTDLVAVSSTLAHAVADRVQQAYNVPRERFLITASHTHSGPVTNDRLYDMYGLDDAQAALISEYTATLPDRILKAVETAIASLEPCTLHWGHGEAGFAKNRRAFVLGGMANAFNPIGPVDHDVPVLLARNADGKPKAVLFGYACHNTTLSWQFYCGDYAGFAQTYLEQALPGATALFVSGCGADQNPLPRGTVEHAKQYGGELCGAVLKAVGSTMKPVTGALRAAYKEIPLALSAPPSREDVEKQLQDQNVYIQRRAKRLLKQFDENGALDTTYPYPVQVWQFGNELQMTALGGEVVVDYALLIKYELGHDNQFVIGYANDVCAYIPSLRVLREGGYEGAESMIYYGFHGPWAPQVQDDIMKAVHELTAR, translated from the coding sequence GTGCGCGGTCGAATGGTCTGTATCGCGGTACTGGCCGCTGTCGTGGCGCATGCGGACAGCGGCTACAAAGTCGGCGTGGGCAGCGTAGTCATCACACCGGAGAAGAACATCTGGCTTGCGGGGTACGCCTCGCGCAAAGCGCCCGCCGAAGGCAAGGAACACGATCTCTACGCGAAAGCGCTCGCGCTCGAAGACCCGGCGGGTGTTCGTGCGGTGCTCGTCACGACCGATCTCGTCGCCGTTTCGTCTACGCTGGCGCATGCCGTAGCCGATCGCGTGCAACAGGCCTACAACGTCCCGCGCGAACGCTTCCTCATCACCGCGTCGCACACGCACAGCGGGCCCGTCACCAACGATCGCCTCTACGACATGTACGGTCTCGACGACGCGCAGGCCGCATTGATCTCTGAGTACACCGCAACGCTTCCGGACAGAATACTGAAAGCGGTCGAGACCGCCATCGCGAGTCTCGAACCGTGTACGCTGCATTGGGGACACGGCGAGGCGGGGTTCGCCAAAAACCGGCGCGCGTTCGTGCTCGGCGGCATGGCGAACGCCTTCAATCCGATCGGCCCGGTGGACCACGACGTGCCGGTGTTGCTCGCGCGCAACGCCGACGGCAAACCGAAAGCGGTGCTGTTCGGTTACGCGTGCCACAACACGACGCTCTCATGGCAGTTCTACTGCGGCGATTATGCGGGCTTCGCGCAGACGTATCTCGAACAGGCTTTGCCGGGCGCCACCGCGCTCTTCGTTTCCGGGTGCGGCGCGGACCAGAATCCGCTTCCCCGCGGCACGGTCGAGCACGCAAAACAGTACGGTGGCGAACTCTGTGGCGCGGTCTTGAAAGCTGTCGGGAGCACGATGAAACCGGTGACGGGCGCGTTGCGCGCTGCGTACAAGGAAATTCCGCTGGCCCTGAGTGCGCCGCCGTCGCGCGAAGACGTTGAGAAGCAGTTGCAGGATCAGAACGTCTACATCCAGCGCCGCGCGAAACGACTGCTGAAACAGTTCGACGAAAATGGCGCGTTGGATACGACCTACCCGTACCCGGTGCAGGTGTGGCAATTCGGAAACGAATTGCAGATGACCGCGCTTGGCGGCGAAGTTGTCGTGGATTATGCCCTGCTGATCAAATACGAACTCGGCCACGACAACCAGTTCGTCATCGGATACGCAAACGACGTGTGCGCGTACATCCCGTCGTTGCGCGTGTTGCGCGAGGGCGGGTACGAGGGCGCGGAATCCATGATCTACTACGGATTTCACGGCCCCTGGGCGCCGCAGGTGCAGGATGACATCATGAAAGCCGTGCACGAACTGACGGCCAGATAA